Proteins co-encoded in one Ananas comosus cultivar F153 linkage group 15, ASM154086v1, whole genome shotgun sequence genomic window:
- the LOC109721300 gene encoding uncharacterized protein LOC109721300 isoform X1 produces the protein MSSPYPVLNNRPIDQWKVTELKDELRRRKLPIKGLKDDLVRRLDEALRNEMAMTEQDDDEEEGGNGIGSDEGLQENGDEDEANPVVEEHSDVVADTAVETSGDQKTSVETIVSAIDVNQNIEDQVEDAAPVEGSNAVEFEDKGIITGSEAANVEAVGYRVSKEDSVPGSQSLTPQHEPTLQGSVYDEEHKGKCRVEDTKPSAAAADNQVSEVTEDLGPQVKCESISTDSVSINETNKLKDNSNADNFDLELEVKPERVQPSSSDLCVGGDVHPLDVDKELVKKEVSSEEIDYKGLSNVDSIKKEDSADVGSPEKLNLDRSSGDESMDEDVTDSKPIESRLMSNEKGGTIEISEGLALTEETLAEDIIVRSSSDEKDAVVEEETKPPAPVEKRKLEDKEAIGNNETFKRQRRWNAENAKALEPQKSNLSGSYVLKDVVQPTSKHTLTVPDKTISEDSPKERIGEHLPPSQRPATTSLRIDRFVRPFTLKAVQELLAKTGSVCSFWMDHIKTHCYVTYSSVEEAAATRDAVYNLQWPPNNGNHLIAEFVDPNEVKLRVEAPPQSPAPASPSPTTPKPPLFQQPETSQSLSRQQALKHKQQLPPAAPLPQPPLLSDPPSVRERLRPPPVPPTKHEPPPAVTLDDLFKKTKTGPRIYYLPLSEEQVTAKLASQGKSTVD, from the exons ATGTCCTCGCCGTACCCTGTTCTCAACAACAGACCAATCGACCAATGGAAAGTTACCGAGTTAAAGGACGAGCTCAGGAGAAGGAAATTGCCTATAAAGGGTCTGAAGGACGATTTGGTCAGACGGCTGGATGAAGCTCTTCGCAATGAGATGGCAATGACTGAAcaagatgatgatgaagaagaaggcggTAATGGTATCGGTTCTGATGAGGGTCTGCAGGAGAATGGCGACGAGGATGAAGCAAACCCAGTAGTGGAAGAACACAGCGATGTTGTCGCGGATACCGCTGTGGAAACCAGTGGTGATCAGAAGACTAGTGTTGAAACTATTGTTAGCGCCATAGATGTCAATCAAAATATCGAAGATCAAGTCGAGGATGCAGCACCAGTTGAAGGATCAAATGCAGTGGAATTCGAGGATAAAGGGATTATTACAGGGTCGGAGGCAGCGAATGTTGAAGCAGTGGGTTATAGAGTTTCCAAGGAGGACAGTGTGCCAGGAAGTCAAAGTTTGACCCCCCAACATGAGCCGACACTCCAGGGTTCGGTTTACGATGAAGAGCACAAGGGTAAGTGCCGTGTTGAGGATACAAAGCCAAGCGCAGCGGCAGCAGACAATCAGGTATCTGAGGTCACCGAAGATTTAGGGCCCCAAGTAAAGTGTGAGTCAATTTCTACTGATTCTGTCTCAATTAATGAAACCAATAAACTAAAGGATAACTCGAATGCTgataattttgatttagaaTTAGAAGTTAAGCCTGAGAGGGTGCAACCGTCATCCAGTGATCTATGTGTGGGTGGCGATGTGCACCCATTGGATGTTGACAAAGAGCTGGTTAAAAAAGAAGTTTCTTCCGAAGAGATAGATTACAAGGGCCTTTCTAATGTGGACTCTATCAAGAAGGAGGACAGTGCTGATGTGGGTTCTCCggagaaattaaatttagacaGGAGTTCAGGTGATGAGTCGATGGACGAAGATGTGACAGATAGTAAACCGATAGAGTCGAGGCTTATGTCTAATGAAAAAGGAGGAACAATTGAGATCAGCGAGGGGCTTGCATTGACAGAGGAGACATTAGCTGAGGATATCATTGTTAGGTCCTCCTCTGACGAGAAGGATGCTGTTGTTGAAGAGGAAACTAAACCACCAGCACCTGTTGAAAAGAGAAAACTTGAAG ATAAGGAAGCCATTGGGAACAATGAGACTTTTAAGCGGCAGCGCAGGTGGAATGCCGAAAATGCTAAAGCCTTAGAACCACAAAAATCTAATCTCAGTGGTTCCTATGTATTAAAGGATGTAGTTCAACCCACTTCTAAACATACTCTCACCGTTCCTGACAAGACAATTAGTGAAGACTCTCCAAAGGAACGCATTGGTGAGCATC TACCTCCCTCACAGAGGCCTGCCACAACTTCCTTGAGGATTGATAGATTTGTGCGGCCCTTCACCTTGAAAGCAGTTCAAGAACTGCTCGCGAAAACTGGTTCTGTTTGTAGCTTCTGGATGGATCATATCAAGACTCACTGCTATGTGACC TACTCATCCGTGGAGGAAGCCGCTGCTACTAGAGATGCTGTGTACAATCTCCAGTGGCCCCCAAACAATGGGAACCATCTAATAGCCGAGTTTGTCGACCCAAATGAAGTAAAGTTGCGGGTTGAAGCCCCTCCACAATCCCCAGCACCAGCAAGCCCTAGCCCTACTACGCCAAAACCCCCACTCTTTCAACAGCCGGAGACCAGCCAATCGTTATCTCGCCAACAAGCTCTCAAGCACAAGCAGCAGCTTCCCCCGGCAGCTCCCCTACCCCAACCTCCTCTTCTCTCCGACCCGCCTTCTGTGAGGGAAAGACTACGCCCCCCTCCCGTGCCCCCAACGAAGCACGAGCCACCGCCTGCTGTGACTCTTGATGATCTCTTCAAGAAAACGAAAACTGGCCCAAGAATCTACTACCTGCCCTTGTCGGAAGAGCAAGTGACGGCTAAACTAGCCTCGCAAGGCAAAAGCACTGTGGATTAG
- the LOC109721300 gene encoding uncharacterized protein LOC109721300 isoform X2, with amino-acid sequence MSSPYPVLNNRPIDQWKVTELKDELRRRKLPIKGLKDDLVRRLDEALRNEMAMTEQDDDEEEGGNGIGSDEGLQENGDEDEANPVVEEHSDVVADTAVETSGDQKTSVETIVSAIDVNQNIEDQVEDAAPVEGSNAVEFEDKGIITGSEAANVEAVGYRVSKEDSVPGSQSLTPQHEPTLQGSVYDEEHKGKCRVEDTKPSAAAADNQVSEVTEDLGPQVKCESISTDSVSINETNKLKDNSNADNFDLELEVKPERVQPSSSDLCVGGDVHPLDVDKELVKKEVSSEEIDYKGLSNVDSIKKEDSADVGSPEKLNLDRSSGDESMDEDVTDSKPIESRLMSNEKGGTIEISEGLALTEETLAEDIIVRSSSDEKDAVVEEETKPPAPVEKRKLEDKEAIGNNETFKRQRRWNAENAKALEPQKSNLSGSYVLKDVVQPTSKHTLTVPDKTISEDSPKERIVPPSQRPATTSLRIDRFVRPFTLKAVQELLAKTGSVCSFWMDHIKTHCYVTYSSVEEAAATRDAVYNLQWPPNNGNHLIAEFVDPNEVKLRVEAPPQSPAPASPSPTTPKPPLFQQPETSQSLSRQQALKHKQQLPPAAPLPQPPLLSDPPSVRERLRPPPVPPTKHEPPPAVTLDDLFKKTKTGPRIYYLPLSEEQVTAKLASQGKSTVD; translated from the exons ATGTCCTCGCCGTACCCTGTTCTCAACAACAGACCAATCGACCAATGGAAAGTTACCGAGTTAAAGGACGAGCTCAGGAGAAGGAAATTGCCTATAAAGGGTCTGAAGGACGATTTGGTCAGACGGCTGGATGAAGCTCTTCGCAATGAGATGGCAATGACTGAAcaagatgatgatgaagaagaaggcggTAATGGTATCGGTTCTGATGAGGGTCTGCAGGAGAATGGCGACGAGGATGAAGCAAACCCAGTAGTGGAAGAACACAGCGATGTTGTCGCGGATACCGCTGTGGAAACCAGTGGTGATCAGAAGACTAGTGTTGAAACTATTGTTAGCGCCATAGATGTCAATCAAAATATCGAAGATCAAGTCGAGGATGCAGCACCAGTTGAAGGATCAAATGCAGTGGAATTCGAGGATAAAGGGATTATTACAGGGTCGGAGGCAGCGAATGTTGAAGCAGTGGGTTATAGAGTTTCCAAGGAGGACAGTGTGCCAGGAAGTCAAAGTTTGACCCCCCAACATGAGCCGACACTCCAGGGTTCGGTTTACGATGAAGAGCACAAGGGTAAGTGCCGTGTTGAGGATACAAAGCCAAGCGCAGCGGCAGCAGACAATCAGGTATCTGAGGTCACCGAAGATTTAGGGCCCCAAGTAAAGTGTGAGTCAATTTCTACTGATTCTGTCTCAATTAATGAAACCAATAAACTAAAGGATAACTCGAATGCTgataattttgatttagaaTTAGAAGTTAAGCCTGAGAGGGTGCAACCGTCATCCAGTGATCTATGTGTGGGTGGCGATGTGCACCCATTGGATGTTGACAAAGAGCTGGTTAAAAAAGAAGTTTCTTCCGAAGAGATAGATTACAAGGGCCTTTCTAATGTGGACTCTATCAAGAAGGAGGACAGTGCTGATGTGGGTTCTCCggagaaattaaatttagacaGGAGTTCAGGTGATGAGTCGATGGACGAAGATGTGACAGATAGTAAACCGATAGAGTCGAGGCTTATGTCTAATGAAAAAGGAGGAACAATTGAGATCAGCGAGGGGCTTGCATTGACAGAGGAGACATTAGCTGAGGATATCATTGTTAGGTCCTCCTCTGACGAGAAGGATGCTGTTGTTGAAGAGGAAACTAAACCACCAGCACCTGTTGAAAAGAGAAAACTTGAAG ATAAGGAAGCCATTGGGAACAATGAGACTTTTAAGCGGCAGCGCAGGTGGAATGCCGAAAATGCTAAAGCCTTAGAACCACAAAAATCTAATCTCAGTGGTTCCTATGTATTAAAGGATGTAGTTCAACCCACTTCTAAACATACTCTCACCGTTCCTGACAAGACAATTAGTGAAGACTCTCCAAAGGAACGCATTG TACCTCCCTCACAGAGGCCTGCCACAACTTCCTTGAGGATTGATAGATTTGTGCGGCCCTTCACCTTGAAAGCAGTTCAAGAACTGCTCGCGAAAACTGGTTCTGTTTGTAGCTTCTGGATGGATCATATCAAGACTCACTGCTATGTGACC TACTCATCCGTGGAGGAAGCCGCTGCTACTAGAGATGCTGTGTACAATCTCCAGTGGCCCCCAAACAATGGGAACCATCTAATAGCCGAGTTTGTCGACCCAAATGAAGTAAAGTTGCGGGTTGAAGCCCCTCCACAATCCCCAGCACCAGCAAGCCCTAGCCCTACTACGCCAAAACCCCCACTCTTTCAACAGCCGGAGACCAGCCAATCGTTATCTCGCCAACAAGCTCTCAAGCACAAGCAGCAGCTTCCCCCGGCAGCTCCCCTACCCCAACCTCCTCTTCTCTCCGACCCGCCTTCTGTGAGGGAAAGACTACGCCCCCCTCCCGTGCCCCCAACGAAGCACGAGCCACCGCCTGCTGTGACTCTTGATGATCTCTTCAAGAAAACGAAAACTGGCCCAAGAATCTACTACCTGCCCTTGTCGGAAGAGCAAGTGACGGCTAAACTAGCCTCGCAAGGCAAAAGCACTGTGGATTAG
- the LOC109721344 gene encoding uncharacterized protein LOC109721344, whose product MPLSSVKIPSRSFLRRLLVLPSVAAVAGAARPLSSAAAESRTQKLERIADELLSLTKAEREDYAVLFRLKLDLNLPSGALASPGSAAADAPAAAEEKEKEKEKTAFDIKLDKFDAAAKIKVIKEVRAFTDLGLKEAKELVEKAPVVVKKGVAKEEAEAIAAKLKGVGATVVLE is encoded by the coding sequence ATGCCACTCTCCTCCGTCAAAATACCCTCCCGCTccttcctccgccgcctcctcgtcCTCCCCTCGGtagccgccgtcgccggcgcgGCGCGTCCCCTCTCCTCCGCGGCTGCCGAGTCCCGGACGCAGAAGCTGGAGCGGATCGCCGACGAGCTCCTCTCCCTCACCAAGGCGGAGCGCGAGGACTACGCCGTCCTCTTCCGCCTCAAGCTCGACCTCAATCTCCCCTCCGGCGCCCTCGCCTCGCCgggatcggcggcggcggacgccccggcggcggcggaggagaaggagaaggagaaggagaagacggCGTTCGACATCAAGCTCGACAAGTTCGACGCCGCGGCGAAGATCAAGGTGATCAAGGAGGTGCGCGCCTTCACGGATCTGGGGTTGAAGGAGGCGAAGGAGCTCGTGGAGAAGGCCCCCGTCGTCGTGAAGAAGGGCGTCGCCAAGGAGGAGGCTGAGGCGATCGCCGCAAAGCTCAAGGGGGTGGGCGCCACCGTGGTGTTAGAGTGA
- the LOC109721343 gene encoding inositol-3-phosphate synthase isoform X2, giving the protein MRGISWVTKEKVQQANYFGSLTQASTVRIGSFNGEEIYAPFKSLLPMVNPDDIVFGGWDISNMNLADSMSRAKVLDIDLQKQLRPYMEPMVPLAGIFDPDFIAANQGARANNVIKGTKKDQVQQIIKDIREFKEKSRVDKVVVLWTANTERYSNVIAGLNDTTENLLASLDKDEAEISPSTLYAIACVLENVPFINGSPQNTFVPGLIDLAIKKNSLIGGDDFKSGQTKMKSVLVDFLVGAGIKPTSIVSYNHLGNNDGMNLSAPQTFRSKEISKSNVVDDMVSSNGILYEPGEHPDHVIVIKYVPYVGDSKRAMDEYTSEIFMGGRNTIVLHNTCEDSLLAAPIILDLVLLAELSTRIQLKAEGEDKFHSFHPVAAILSYLSKAPLVPPSTPVVNALSKQRAMLENILRACVGLAPENHMILEYK; this is encoded by the exons ATGcg GGGGATCTCATGGGTGACCAAGGAGAAGGTGCAACAGGCCAACTATTTCGGATCCTTGACCCAGGCATCCACCGTTAGAATTGGGAGCTTCAATGGGGAAGAGATTTATGCCCCTTTCAAAAGTCTCCTTCCGATG GTGAACCCGGATGATATAGTGTTTGGTGGCTGGGACATCAGCAACATGAACCTGGCTGATTCCATGTCCAGGGCCAAGGTGTTGGACATAGACCTACAGAAGCAGCTGAGGCCCTACATGGAGCCCATGGTGCCCCTTGCCGGAATCTTCGACCCCGATTTCATCGCCGCGAACCAGGGCGCGCGCGCCAACAATGTGATCAAGGGCACCAAAAAGGACCAGGTCCAGCAAATCATCAAAGACATAAG GGAGTTCAAGGAGAAGAGTCGGGTGGACAAGGTTGTGGTCCTGTGGACCGCAAACACCGAAAGGTACAGCAACGTGATCGCCGGCCTTAACGACACGACGGAGAACCTCCTAGCTTCCTTGGACAAGGACGAGGCCGAGATCTCTCCGTCGACGTTGTACGCGATAGCCTGCGTCCTCGAGAATGTGCCGTTCATCAACGGAAGCCCGCAGAACACCTTCGTGCCGG GATTAATTGATCTTGCTATTAAGAAGAACAGTCTCATTGGAGGAGATGACTTCAAGAGTGGCCAAACAAAGATGAAATCAGTCTTAGTGGATTTCCTTGTTGGGGCCGGAATTaag CCAACATCCATTGTGAGCTACAATCACCTGGGGAACAACGACGGCATGAACCTCTCCGCACCGCAAACCTTCCGATCAAAGGAGATCTCGAAGAGCAATGTCGTCGACGACATGGTGTCTAGCAATGGGATCCTCTATGAGCCAGGAGAGCATCCAGACCATGTCATAGTCATCAAG TACGTGCCGTATGTCGGGGACAGTAAGAGGGCCATGGACGAGTACACGTCGGAGATATTCATGGGCGGACGAAACACGATCGTCCTCCACAACACTTGCGAGGACTCGCTCCTCGCAGCCCCTATCATACTTGATTTAGTGCTTCTGGCCGAGCTGAGCACTAGGATTCAGCTCAAAGCTGAAGGGGAG GATAAGTTCCACTCCTTCCATCCAGTGGCTGCTATCTTAAGCTACCTCAGCAAAGCTCCTCTT GTCCCTCCCAGCACGCCGGTGGTGAATGCTTTATCAAAGCAAAGGGCCATGTTGGAGAACATCCTAAGGGCTTGTGTTGGGCTAGCCCCCGAGAACCACATGATCCTCGAGTACAAGTAA
- the LOC109721343 gene encoding inositol-3-phosphate synthase isoform X1 produces the protein MFIEKFKVESPNVRYGEEEIESVYEYATTELVHESRGGGPRQWIVKPRTVRYHFRTQTRVPKLGVMLVGWGGNNGSTLTAGVIANREGISWVTKEKVQQANYFGSLTQASTVRIGSFNGEEIYAPFKSLLPMVNPDDIVFGGWDISNMNLADSMSRAKVLDIDLQKQLRPYMEPMVPLAGIFDPDFIAANQGARANNVIKGTKKDQVQQIIKDIREFKEKSRVDKVVVLWTANTERYSNVIAGLNDTTENLLASLDKDEAEISPSTLYAIACVLENVPFINGSPQNTFVPGLIDLAIKKNSLIGGDDFKSGQTKMKSVLVDFLVGAGIKPTSIVSYNHLGNNDGMNLSAPQTFRSKEISKSNVVDDMVSSNGILYEPGEHPDHVIVIKYVPYVGDSKRAMDEYTSEIFMGGRNTIVLHNTCEDSLLAAPIILDLVLLAELSTRIQLKAEGEDKFHSFHPVAAILSYLSKAPLVPPSTPVVNALSKQRAMLENILRACVGLAPENHMILEYK, from the exons atgttCATAGAGAAGTTTAAGGTGGAGAGCCCGAACGTGAGGTATGGGGAGGAGGAGATCGAGTCGGTGTACGAGTACGCGACCACGGAGCTGGTCCACGAGAGCCGCGGCGGTGGGCCCCGCCAATGGATCGTCAAGCCCAGGACCGTCCGATACCATTTCAGGACCCAAACCCGTGTGCCCAAGCTCGG TGTGATGCTTGTGGGGTGGGGAGGGAACAACGGGTCCACCCTCACAGCCGGTGTCATTGCTAACAGAGA GGGGATCTCATGGGTGACCAAGGAGAAGGTGCAACAGGCCAACTATTTCGGATCCTTGACCCAGGCATCCACCGTTAGAATTGGGAGCTTCAATGGGGAAGAGATTTATGCCCCTTTCAAAAGTCTCCTTCCGATG GTGAACCCGGATGATATAGTGTTTGGTGGCTGGGACATCAGCAACATGAACCTGGCTGATTCCATGTCCAGGGCCAAGGTGTTGGACATAGACCTACAGAAGCAGCTGAGGCCCTACATGGAGCCCATGGTGCCCCTTGCCGGAATCTTCGACCCCGATTTCATCGCCGCGAACCAGGGCGCGCGCGCCAACAATGTGATCAAGGGCACCAAAAAGGACCAGGTCCAGCAAATCATCAAAGACATAAG GGAGTTCAAGGAGAAGAGTCGGGTGGACAAGGTTGTGGTCCTGTGGACCGCAAACACCGAAAGGTACAGCAACGTGATCGCCGGCCTTAACGACACGACGGAGAACCTCCTAGCTTCCTTGGACAAGGACGAGGCCGAGATCTCTCCGTCGACGTTGTACGCGATAGCCTGCGTCCTCGAGAATGTGCCGTTCATCAACGGAAGCCCGCAGAACACCTTCGTGCCGG GATTAATTGATCTTGCTATTAAGAAGAACAGTCTCATTGGAGGAGATGACTTCAAGAGTGGCCAAACAAAGATGAAATCAGTCTTAGTGGATTTCCTTGTTGGGGCCGGAATTaag CCAACATCCATTGTGAGCTACAATCACCTGGGGAACAACGACGGCATGAACCTCTCCGCACCGCAAACCTTCCGATCAAAGGAGATCTCGAAGAGCAATGTCGTCGACGACATGGTGTCTAGCAATGGGATCCTCTATGAGCCAGGAGAGCATCCAGACCATGTCATAGTCATCAAG TACGTGCCGTATGTCGGGGACAGTAAGAGGGCCATGGACGAGTACACGTCGGAGATATTCATGGGCGGACGAAACACGATCGTCCTCCACAACACTTGCGAGGACTCGCTCCTCGCAGCCCCTATCATACTTGATTTAGTGCTTCTGGCCGAGCTGAGCACTAGGATTCAGCTCAAAGCTGAAGGGGAG GATAAGTTCCACTCCTTCCATCCAGTGGCTGCTATCTTAAGCTACCTCAGCAAAGCTCCTCTT GTCCCTCCCAGCACGCCGGTGGTGAATGCTTTATCAAAGCAAAGGGCCATGTTGGAGAACATCCTAAGGGCTTGTGTTGGGCTAGCCCCCGAGAACCACATGATCCTCGAGTACAAGTAA